In a single window of the Carassius gibelio isolate Cgi1373 ecotype wild population from Czech Republic chromosome A12, carGib1.2-hapl.c, whole genome shotgun sequence genome:
- the calm2b gene encoding calmodulin 2b, (phosphorylase kinase, delta) translates to MADQLTEEQIAEFKEAFSLFDKDGDGTITTKELGTVMRSLGQNPTEAELQDMINEVDADGNGTIDFPEFLTMMARKMKDTDSEEEIREAFRVFDKDGNGYISAAELRHVMTNLGEKLTDEEVDEMIREADIDGDGQVNYEEFVQMMTAK, encoded by the exons atg GCTGATCAACTCACAGAGGAGCAAATAGCTG AGTTCAAAGAGGCATTCTCGCTATTTGACAAAGATGGGGATGGCACCATCACCACAAAAGAGCTGGGCACTGTCATGCGTTCCCTTGGCCAGAACCCAACAGAGGCAGAGCTGCAGGATATGATCAATGAGGTGGATGCAGATG GTAATGGAACAATAGACTTCCCTGAGTTCCTGACAATGATGGCAAGAAAGATGAAGGACACAGACAGCGAGGAGGAGATCAGAGAAGCTTTCCGTGTTTTTGATAAA GATGGGAATGGATATATCAGTGCTGCTGAGCTGCGCCATGTGATGACAAACTTGGGGGAGAAGTTAACAGATGAGGAGGTGGATGAAATGATTAGAGAAGCAGACATTGATGGAGATGGTCAGGTCAATTATGAAG AATTTGTACAGATGATGACAGCGAAGTGA